One Chryseobacterium sp. StRB126 genomic region harbors:
- the dnaB gene encoding replicative DNA helicase, whose translation MAQKETLSSLTHGNFAKELSIADGKMPPNAVDFERLVIGTFLIDKKGLDHSIDLLTPEVFYDPRHQVIFSTILKLYEGNHPVDLMTIIQDLKKEDKLSQAGGDHYIIDLTMGVSSSAHIEYHVRVILEKYILRSLINVSANVIDSSYKESTDVFELLDKAEQSFFEITNGTIKKGFDTANSLVKQAIDTIKSLKDKQGLSGVPSGFRDVDKETGGWQNSDLIIIAARPAMGKTAFLLSMARNIAVGHKIPMALFSLEMASVQLITRMIASETRISSEKLRKGTLDDEEWQRLFSNVSELENAPLYIDETPSLSIFDFRAKCRRLVMQHGVRLIMVDYLQLMTAGSSGKGVGNREQEISMISRSLKAIAKELNVPVIALSQLSRSVETRPGKRPQLSDLRESGAIEQDADIVSFIFRPEYYKITVWDNDEEGQETSTENQAELIIAKHRNGATADVRLSFLKHFAKFGDIEAALDGGMGGGYPSNFGEPSGFDKIKTTIQPGAAFDLPDSSKLSGSSMNDFDDDDDDFPF comes from the coding sequence ATGGCGCAGAAAGAAACATTATCATCCCTTACCCACGGAAACTTTGCAAAAGAGCTGTCTATTGCGGATGGGAAAATGCCTCCTAATGCAGTGGACTTCGAAAGACTTGTTATCGGAACTTTTTTGATTGACAAAAAAGGTCTTGACCATTCCATTGACCTCCTTACTCCGGAAGTATTTTACGATCCCAGACACCAGGTTATTTTTTCTACTATCTTAAAACTTTATGAAGGTAATCATCCGGTAGATTTAATGACCATTATCCAAGATCTTAAAAAAGAGGACAAATTAAGCCAGGCAGGGGGAGATCATTATATCATTGACCTTACCATGGGAGTAAGTTCATCTGCCCATATTGAATATCACGTTCGTGTTATTCTTGAAAAATATATTTTAAGAAGTCTTATTAATGTTTCAGCGAATGTAATTGATTCTTCCTATAAAGAATCAACCGATGTATTTGAACTTCTGGATAAAGCGGAACAGTCTTTCTTTGAGATTACCAACGGAACGATAAAAAAAGGGTTTGATACTGCCAACTCATTGGTAAAACAAGCGATTGACACCATTAAATCTTTAAAGGACAAACAAGGACTTTCAGGGGTTCCTTCAGGATTCCGGGATGTAGATAAAGAAACCGGAGGCTGGCAAAATTCTGACCTTATTATCATTGCAGCACGTCCCGCGATGGGAAAAACCGCATTCCTTCTTTCGATGGCAAGAAATATTGCCGTAGGTCACAAAATCCCAATGGCTTTATTCTCTCTCGAGATGGCTTCGGTACAGCTTATCACCAGGATGATTGCTTCTGAAACAAGAATTTCATCCGAAAAATTAAGAAAAGGAACGCTTGACGACGAAGAATGGCAAAGATTATTCTCCAACGTATCCGAACTGGAAAATGCTCCTTTATATATTGACGAAACTCCATCACTTTCCATTTTCGACTTCCGTGCAAAATGCCGAAGACTGGTAATGCAACACGGAGTAAGACTGATAATGGTTGACTACCTTCAGCTGATGACCGCTGGCAGCAGTGGAAAAGGAGTTGGAAACCGTGAACAGGAAATTTCCATGATCTCCCGTTCATTAAAAGCAATTGCAAAAGAATTGAATGTTCCCGTAATTGCTCTTTCCCAGCTTTCCCGTAGTGTGGAAACACGTCCCGGAAAAAGACCTCAGCTTTCAGATCTAAGGGAATCCGGAGCAATTGAGCAGGATGCGGATATTGTATCTTTCATTTTCAGACCGGAGTATTATAAAATCACCGTTTGGGATAATGATGAGGAAGGACAGGAAACTTCTACAGAAAACCAAGCCGAATTAATTATTGCAAAACACAGAAATGGCGCTACAGCTGATGTGAGATTATCTTTCTTAAAACATTTTGCAAAATTCGGTGATATTGAAGCTGCCCTTGACGGCGGTATGGGAGGCGGCTATCCATCGAACTTTGGTGAGCCTAGTGGTTTTGACAAAATCAAAACAACGATTCAACCTGGAGCAGCATTTGATCTTCCGGACAGTTCTAAACTTTCAGGATCTTCTATGAATGATTTTGATGATGATGATGATGATTTCCCGTTTTAA
- the rnhA gene encoding ribonuclease HI, translated as MKIEIYTDGACSGNPGKGGYGILMRVPEKNYQKTFSKGFRKTTNNRMELLAVISALEKLKSTENDIHVYTDSKYVADAVNQNWITGWIKRGWKNVKNPDLWKKFIELYNQHKPTMHWVKGHAGHFENELCDKLAVAAASSPNLEIDTYFEGLDSNSLF; from the coding sequence TTGAAAATCGAAATTTATACAGACGGTGCATGCAGTGGAAATCCCGGAAAAGGGGGATATGGAATTCTTATGCGCGTTCCTGAAAAAAATTATCAGAAAACTTTTTCTAAAGGCTTCCGAAAAACCACCAACAACAGAATGGAACTCCTTGCTGTAATTTCTGCTCTGGAAAAACTAAAATCTACAGAAAACGACATTCATGTTTATACAGACAGTAAATATGTAGCGGATGCTGTTAATCAGAATTGGATTACCGGATGGATTAAACGAGGCTGGAAAAATGTAAAAAACCCTGATCTCTGGAAAAAATTCATTGAGTTGTACAACCAACACAAACCTACTATGCACTGGGTAAAGGGACACGCAGGCCATTTCGAAAATGAACTTTGCGACAAACTAGCAGTAGCAGCTGCCAGCTCTCCCAATCTTGAAATTGATACTTATTTTGAAGGATTGGATAGCAATTCTCTCTTTTAA
- a CDS encoding T9SS type B sorting domain-containing protein: MNKTLLFYFSILLLSLSGTSFAQTYQLTGNPINTTGWTVVPSATTSGDFIMLTDDVGNKSGAIKLNDPINLKYCDKWKVEFDFRINGNGIPGFGKGDGFAFWYLANPPVTSQQGSGLGIPQNAIGFMVGFDIYNNTTSAQMSKVHIAYGVVPNTTDTNNIEFFNTPGSSFHSADLNSTQPFVGDTYKHVEVTGETDPSNPTSWIITVKMDGTTITSQSFAPSGGAATMTQGYFGFSASTGGASARNSIKNVKIYTDKVSILKNLVTQSFCPNPTTGYSSVNLTDFNAQFVANPGNYTFKYYPPGSSTPISNPSNYEFNANTTVTVVIKDNAGVLCDNPDGKIQLDLAPFKANDKTLTECNNNKTGTAIFNLNSANVTDVLGVTKKYYKTLNDLNSGTNEILYPDTYQSSPGTVYVKVTTPLGCTGTAKINLTFYPETEVKDATIQSCFIENNILNGVFNLTTANVTSLTGAVKKYYTTVANALNNTNEITDIYLYTSTSTPVYAKVTDTNGCFAIAKINLVVLPPIKSSILKDKTICIENKTDLDAGPGFDEYLWSTGAKTPAIEDVSVGTYWVKLRTGNCTTTQTVNVQPSPNPVIASIDIHNNTIVANVIGGKPPYQYSLDGTHWQTSNIFTGLARGEVKVFVKDFYNCSPIEVQITVPNLINAITPNGDNKNDFIDYSALAYKKNLIFTVYDRYGNKLYEANKIRNYTWDGRAYGKKIPSATYWYTISWNENNKNNTETKYSGWVLVKNME, encoded by the coding sequence ATGAATAAAACTTTATTATTTTACTTCTCAATTCTTTTACTATCCCTATCTGGAACATCTTTCGCCCAGACCTATCAACTCACCGGAAATCCCATCAACACTACAGGATGGACTGTGGTTCCCAGCGCCACTACAAGCGGTGATTTTATTATGCTTACTGATGATGTAGGAAACAAATCCGGAGCAATAAAACTTAATGATCCCATTAATCTGAAATACTGCGATAAATGGAAAGTAGAATTCGATTTCAGAATTAATGGAAACGGAATACCAGGATTTGGAAAAGGGGATGGATTTGCCTTTTGGTATCTTGCCAATCCGCCTGTAACAAGCCAACAAGGGTCAGGATTAGGAATTCCACAGAATGCAATTGGTTTCATGGTTGGTTTTGATATTTACAACAATACAACCAGTGCTCAAATGAGCAAAGTACACATTGCCTACGGGGTAGTTCCCAACACTACGGACACTAACAATATTGAATTTTTTAACACTCCCGGAAGTTCATTTCACTCCGCAGACCTCAACTCAACCCAACCTTTCGTAGGAGACACCTATAAACACGTTGAAGTAACTGGTGAAACAGATCCTTCTAACCCTACAAGCTGGATCATTACCGTAAAAATGGATGGAACAACAATTACCTCACAATCGTTCGCTCCTTCAGGCGGAGCTGCTACAATGACACAGGGATATTTTGGTTTCTCAGCATCTACAGGTGGAGCTTCAGCAAGAAATTCCATTAAAAATGTAAAAATATACACAGATAAAGTATCGATTCTAAAAAACTTAGTAACCCAGTCTTTCTGCCCCAATCCTACTACCGGATATAGCAGTGTAAATTTAACTGATTTCAATGCTCAGTTTGTTGCCAATCCCGGCAATTACACATTCAAATATTATCCTCCAGGCAGCTCTACTCCTATTTCCAATCCCTCCAATTATGAATTTAACGCCAACACCACAGTAACTGTAGTTATTAAGGATAACGCCGGAGTGCTTTGCGATAATCCTGATGGAAAAATCCAGTTGGACCTGGCTCCTTTTAAAGCTAATGACAAAACACTTACCGAGTGTAATAACAATAAAACAGGAACAGCCATTTTCAACTTAAATTCCGCCAACGTAACTGATGTACTTGGAGTTACAAAGAAATACTACAAAACACTCAACGACTTAAATTCAGGAACGAATGAAATTTTATATCCGGACACATACCAATCTTCACCTGGAACAGTTTATGTAAAAGTAACTACTCCACTGGGATGTACAGGTACTGCAAAGATTAATCTTACTTTTTATCCCGAAACCGAAGTAAAAGACGCCACGATCCAATCCTGCTTTATTGAAAATAATATACTTAATGGTGTATTTAATTTAACAACAGCTAATGTGACTTCACTTACCGGAGCTGTTAAAAAATATTACACTACCGTAGCCAACGCCCTTAATAATACCAACGAGATTACTGACATTTATCTGTACACCTCAACAAGTACACCTGTATATGCAAAGGTAACAGACACCAACGGATGTTTTGCTATTGCTAAAATTAACCTTGTGGTGCTTCCACCTATTAAATCTTCAATTCTTAAAGATAAAACCATCTGTATAGAAAATAAAACCGATTTAGACGCAGGTCCTGGTTTTGATGAATACCTATGGAGCACCGGGGCTAAAACTCCCGCTATTGAAGATGTAAGTGTAGGAACTTATTGGGTTAAACTCAGAACAGGGAACTGTACCACTACACAAACTGTCAACGTACAACCATCTCCTAATCCTGTAATTGCCAGCATTGATATCCATAACAATACAATTGTAGCTAACGTGATAGGTGGAAAACCTCCTTATCAATATTCATTGGACGGAACTCATTGGCAGACGTCAAATATTTTCACAGGTCTGGCCAGAGGAGAAGTAAAGGTTTTTGTAAAAGACTTCTACAACTGCTCCCCTATTGAAGTTCAGATTACTGTTCCTAACCTCATCAATGCTATTACACCTAATGGGGACAACAAAAATGACTTCATTGATTATTCTGCTTTGGCATACAAGAAAAACCTAATCTTCACGGTGTATGACCGATATGGAAACAAACTGTATGAAGCTAACAAAATAAGAAATTACACCTGGGATGGAAGAGCTTACGGTAAAAAAATTCCTTCCGCTACTTATTGGTATACAATCTCATGGAATGAAAACAATAAAAACAACACTGAAACAAAATACTCAGGTTGGGTATTGGTAAAAAATATGGAATAA